The following are encoded together in the Kineosporiaceae bacterium genome:
- a CDS encoding aldo/keto reductase, which produces MTDPRDVPSISLRGSAIAADAATVAIPQVGFGVWQVPDDAVQPAVERALEVGYRHIDTARLYGNESGVGRALAATRIAREDIFVTTKLWNDDHRSVRPAFEASMDRLGLDQLDLFLIHWPVPDANTYVEAWRELLALRDEGRIRAVGVCNFHVPHLQRLEAETGELPTINQIELHPYLQQAALRAFHAAHGIVTESWSPLASGHKVLDDPAIGAIAAGHGVTPAQVIIRWHLQLGLVVLPKSVTPHRIGQNLDVFGFTLDDDQLAAIAALDRGMRTGPNPDEFHMDALA; this is translated from the coding sequence ATGACCGATCCCCGTGACGTCCCCTCGATCTCCTTGCGCGGCAGTGCCATCGCCGCCGATGCCGCCACCGTCGCGATCCCTCAGGTGGGTTTCGGTGTCTGGCAGGTGCCGGACGACGCGGTGCAGCCCGCGGTCGAGCGGGCGCTCGAGGTGGGGTACCGGCACATCGACACCGCCCGCCTCTACGGCAACGAGAGTGGGGTCGGCCGGGCGCTGGCCGCCACGAGAATCGCTCGTGAGGACATCTTCGTCACCACCAAGCTGTGGAACGACGACCACCGCAGCGTGCGCCCGGCCTTCGAGGCGTCGATGGATCGACTCGGGCTCGACCAGCTCGATCTGTTCCTGATCCACTGGCCGGTGCCGGACGCGAACACCTACGTCGAGGCCTGGCGCGAGCTGCTCGCGCTGCGCGACGAGGGCCGCATCCGAGCGGTGGGCGTCTGCAACTTCCACGTCCCGCACCTGCAGCGGCTCGAGGCCGAGACCGGCGAGCTGCCCACCATCAACCAGATCGAGCTGCACCCCTACCTGCAACAGGCCGCACTGCGAGCCTTCCACGCCGCCCACGGCATCGTGACCGAGTCGTGGAGCCCATTGGCCTCGGGCCACAAGGTGCTCGACGACCCGGCGATCGGCGCCATCGCAGCCGGGCACGGGGTCACCCCGGCCCAGGTGATCATCCGCTGGCACCTGCAGCTCGGGCTCGTCGTGCTGCCGAAATCGGTGACCCCGCACCGGATCGGCCAGAACCTCGACGTGTTCGGCTTCACCCTGGACGACGACCAGCTGGCGGCCATCGCGGCGCTCGATCGCGGCATGCGCACCGGGCCGAACCCGGACGAGTTCCACATGGATGCCCTGGCCTAG
- a CDS encoding alpha/beta fold hydrolase has product MLISATALVAAATLGSASLAAAAPAPVAESAPAAADVVAGVTWGPCQSPGLIRRNAECGFVSVPLDYGKPSGAKAQIAISRIKHTVPDAQYQGIMLVNPGGPGGSGLTLSILGEFVPNGAGAAYDWIGFDPRGVGSSTPALSCDPNYAAGPRPIYEPTTAAIEKAWLAKSKAYAKACGTAGGSALLSNLRTTDSVRDMDRIRLALGEKKLNFYGFSYGTYLGQVYATMYPDKVRRMVLDSNVDPRKVWYQANLDQDVAFETTETAWWAWLAKYDSVYHLGKTEKQVEALWYAERAKLAKNPAGGVVGASEWSDIFLSAGYYQITWLDLADLWATWNATHADPQPLVDTYNDGAGVGDDNSFAMYLGVQCVDASWPRDWSTWREDNWRTYKKAPFLTWGNAWFNAPCAFWPVKSSRPVEVTGRGVAPILLVGETLDAATPYEGSLEVRSRFPNSRLIGLPGGTSHAMSLFDNACLDNQIAAYLADGTLPSRKSGRRADTTCAPLPVPDPTAAAGAAAQKAAPGGADRAELAALLHTGRR; this is encoded by the coding sequence ATGTTGATATCGGCGACTGCGCTCGTTGCGGCCGCCACCCTCGGCTCCGCCTCGCTGGCCGCCGCGGCCCCGGCGCCGGTGGCCGAGTCGGCTCCGGCCGCAGCCGACGTGGTGGCCGGGGTCACCTGGGGCCCGTGTCAGAGCCCCGGCCTGATCCGCCGGAACGCGGAGTGCGGCTTCGTGAGCGTGCCCCTCGACTACGGCAAACCCTCGGGAGCCAAGGCCCAGATCGCCATCTCGCGCATCAAGCACACGGTGCCGGATGCGCAGTACCAGGGCATCATGCTGGTCAACCCGGGCGGCCCCGGCGGTTCGGGTCTGACGTTGTCGATCCTGGGTGAATTCGTGCCCAACGGTGCCGGCGCCGCCTACGACTGGATCGGTTTCGACCCGCGGGGTGTCGGGTCGAGTACGCCCGCGCTGAGCTGCGACCCCAACTACGCCGCCGGGCCTCGCCCGATCTACGAGCCGACCACCGCCGCGATCGAGAAGGCCTGGCTGGCCAAGTCCAAGGCCTACGCGAAGGCCTGCGGCACGGCGGGCGGCTCCGCGTTGCTGTCCAACCTGCGCACCACCGACTCGGTGCGCGACATGGACCGGATCCGGCTCGCGCTGGGTGAGAAGAAGCTGAACTTCTACGGCTTCTCGTACGGCACCTACCTGGGCCAGGTCTACGCGACCATGTACCCCGACAAGGTGCGCCGCATGGTGCTGGACAGCAACGTCGACCCGCGCAAGGTCTGGTACCAGGCCAACCTCGACCAGGACGTCGCGTTCGAGACCACCGAGACCGCATGGTGGGCCTGGCTGGCGAAGTACGACAGCGTCTACCACCTCGGAAAGACCGAGAAGCAGGTCGAGGCGTTGTGGTACGCCGAGCGCGCCAAGCTGGCCAAGAACCCGGCCGGTGGGGTGGTGGGCGCCTCCGAGTGGAGCGACATCTTCCTCAGCGCCGGGTACTACCAGATCACCTGGCTCGACCTGGCCGACCTGTGGGCCACCTGGAACGCGACCCACGCCGACCCGCAGCCGCTGGTCGACACATACAACGACGGTGCCGGGGTCGGTGACGACAACAGCTTCGCCATGTACCTCGGCGTGCAGTGTGTCGATGCCTCGTGGCCGCGCGACTGGTCGACCTGGCGTGAGGACAACTGGCGCACCTACAAGAAGGCGCCGTTCCTCACCTGGGGCAACGCCTGGTTCAACGCGCCGTGTGCGTTCTGGCCGGTCAAGTCCTCTCGTCCGGTGGAGGTCACCGGCCGGGGCGTCGCGCCGATCCTGTTGGTGGGCGAGACCCTGGACGCCGCAACCCCCTATGAGGGCAGCCTCGAGGTGCGCAGCCGGTTCCCGAACTCGCGCCTGATCGGGCTGCCGGGCGGCACCAGCCACGCGATGTCGCTCTTCGACAACGCCTGCCTGGACAACCAGATCGCGGCCTACCTCGCCGACGGCACCCTGCCGTCCCGCAAGTCCGGACGGCGCGCGGACACCACGTGTGCGCCGCTCCCGGTCCCGGACCCGACCGCCGCTGCCGGGGCAGCGGCCCA